One window of Schistocerca cancellata isolate TAMUIC-IGC-003103 chromosome 9, iqSchCanc2.1, whole genome shotgun sequence genomic DNA carries:
- the LOC126100246 gene encoding bolA-like protein 2, with translation MVYTEEYIKSKLIKELEASHVEVHDESDGCGAKFSVLIVSDKFEGKPLLQRHRLVNSVLEEELKTIHAFSQKTLTAKQWQEQKST, from the exons ATGGTTTATACAGAAGAAtatattaaatcgaaattaattaaAGAACTTGAAGCATCACATGTT GAAGTTCATGATGAATCTGATGGTTGTGGTGCCAAATTTAGTGTTCTAATAGTGTCAGATAAATTTGAAGGGAAGCCTCTTCTTCAAAGGCACAG GTTGGTCAATTCAGTACTTGAAGAGGAACTGAAAACAATACATGCTTTCTCACAGAAGACATTAACAGCAAAGCAGTGGCAGGAACAGAAATCTACATAA
- the LOC126100244 gene encoding probable dolichyl pyrophosphate Man9GlcNAc2 alpha-1,3-glucosyltransferase, which yields MTDRVSRRVCLILVVSVAIFLRWCVSLFSYSGQNKPPMFGDYEAQRHWMEITLNLPTKEWYFNTSNNDLQYWGLDYPPLTAYHSLICGYVARYINPEFVALKVSRGYESYEHKLFMRATVVVADLLVYIPALCCYFSDKSRGQINKFNKPSSQKARHDTYVAELFLALIYPGIILIDHGHFQYNGVSLGFMVAAVAALLQSKLLVAAMAFCLALNYKQMELYHSLPFFCYMLGVCLSTKKKLLAVKKLLCIASVVIPTFILVWVPFLSNVDVILQVLRRLFPLYRGVFEDKVANVWCALNIVYKLRNVDHLIMAKICLVSTLLAVTPSCLDLLLHPEKNKFLLALINSSLAFFLFSFHVHEKSILLAAIPAVLYFPIEPFPVFWFLLVSNFSMLPLILKDNVLIPFVALTIFYFMSVIVIVDIEFGCDGMRLKSDSGPVVSKSNVNQKSQTKVKLKKQLSNEKWLSYAFMASIIGCVVLTVCSIFIKPPQKYPDLFPLIVSVYSCAHFLLFFLYFMYRQISPDTHVCLKCD from the coding sequence ATGACAGACAGAGTTAGTAGACGTGTTTGTTTGATTTTGGTCGTCTCTGTGGCGATCTTTTTACGATGGTGCGTCTCATTGTTTTCTTACTCAGGACAAAATAAACCCCCTATGTTCGGCGACTATGAAGCTCAAAGACATTGGATGGAAATCACTTTGAATCTGCCTACGAAAGAGTGGTACTTTAACACTTCCAACAATGACTTACAGTACTGGGGGCTTGACTATCCCCCACTGACAGCTTACCACAGCTTAATTTGCGGCTATGTAGCTCGATACATAAATCCGGAATTTGTGGCCCTGAAGGTCTCACGTGGTTACGAAAGCTATGAACACAAATTATTTATGAGAGCAACTGTAGTTGTAGCAGATCTCCTTGTGTATATACCTGCGCTGTGCTGTTATTTTTCAGACAAAAGCAGAGGCCAGATAAACAAATTTAACAAACCGAGCAGCCAGAAGGCAAGGCATGACACATATGTTGCTGAACTGTTTCTAGCACTAATTTATCCTGGTATTATACTTATTGACCATGGACACTTTCAATACAATGGAGTCTCTTTGGGATTTATGGTTGCAGCTGTTGCTGCATTGCTTCAAAGTAAACTGTTGGTTGCGGCAATGGCATTCTGTTTGGCATTGAATTACAAGCAAATGGAATTATACCATTCATTGCCTTTCTTCTGCTATATGTTAGGAGTTTGTTTATCGACAAAGAAAAAACTGCTAGCAGTAAAAAAATTACTGTGTATTGCAAGTGTTGTAATCCCAACTTTTATTTTGGTTTGGGTTCCATTTCTTAGTAATGTAGATGTGATCTTGCAAGTTCTTCGCCGTCTTTTCCCATTGTATCGTGGTGTTTTTGAAGACAAAGTAGCAAATGTGTGGTGTGCTTTAAACATTGTATACAAACTCCGGAATGTGGACCACCTAATTATGGCAAAAATTTGCCTCGTTTCCACTCTACTTGCTGTAACGCCTAGCTGCCTTGATCTTTTGCTACacccagaaaaaaataaatttttgctgGCACTAATTAATTCTTCACTTGcatttttcctcttttctttccaTGTCCATGAAAAAAGCATCCTCCTCGCAGCCATTCCTGCTGTTCTGTATTTTCCAATTGAACCATTCCCAGTATTTTGGTTTCTTTTAGTgtcaaatttcagtatgttgccattAATATTGAAAGATAATGTTCTTATACCATTTGTAGCATTAACAATATTCTATTTCATGTCCGTAATAGTTATTGTTGACATAGAATTTGGTTGTGATGGGATGAGGTTGAAATCTGACAGTGGACCTGTAGTATCAAAGAGTAATGTGAATCAGAAATCACAGACGAAAGTGAAATTGAAGAAACAGTTGTCAAATGAAAAATGGCTTAGTTATGCATTTATGGCTTCAATAATCGGTTGTGTTGTATTAACTGTCTGTAGCATATTTATAAAGCCACCCCAGAAGTACCCTGATTTATTTCCCCTTATTGTGTCTGTGTATTCATGTGCTCACTTCTTGCTCTTCTTTTTGTATTTCATGTATCGCCAAATATCACCAGACACCCATGTTTGTTTGAAATGTGATTAA